A single window of Gossypium arboreum isolate Shixiya-1 chromosome 13, ASM2569848v2, whole genome shotgun sequence DNA harbors:
- the LOC108462934 gene encoding uncharacterized protein LOC108462934 yields the protein MEEVMTVGDASARFRSISSTSSVIPSNVPLLSAFFAFALAQFLKLFTTWYKEKRWDSRRLVASGGMPSSHSATVTALAAAIGLQEGLGGSAFAIALVLACVVMYDASGVRLHAGRQAELLNQIVCELPPEHPVSSVRPLRDSLGHTPLQVLAGSILGCIVAFLMRTSS from the exons ATGGAGGAAGTAATGACGGTCGGTGATGCCTCGGCGAGGTTCCGATCAATCTCATCCACATCATCCGTTATACCTTCCAACGTCCCCCTCCTCTCCGCTTTCTTTGCCTTCGCGCTCGCTCAATTCCTCAAGCTCTTCACTACTtg GTACAAGGAGAAGAGATGGGACTCTAGAAGGTTGGTTGCTTCGGGTGGAATGCCGTCATCACATTCAGCTACCGTGACTGCTCTTGCTGCTGCGATTGGATTGCAAGAAGGGCTTGGAGGATCAGCATTTGCCATTGCGCTTGTTTTGGCATGCGTT GTAATGTACGATGCTAGCGGTGTAAGACTTCATGCTGGTCGCCAGGCTGAA TTACTCAACCAAATTGTATGCGAGCTACCTCCTGAGCATCCTGTCTCCAGCGTCAGACCGTTACGAGATTCACTTGGTCATACGCCACTTCAG GTTCTTGCTGGGTCTATATTGGGTTGTATTGTAGCATTCCTCATGAGAACCTCCAGTTAG
- the LOC108462510 gene encoding GDSL esterase/lipase At5g55050-like, which yields MKSMDSRRVLVGRNIMFFFLICVLGWCLKLSEAQMVPALFVFGDSQVDVGNNNHLFFSIAKANFPHNGVDFPTKKATGRYSNGKNAADFLAEKLGLSSSPAYLSLSSNTHASYMNGVSFASGGSGILNTSSQVLGQSIPLSDQVNNFLSVHKVMLQKMGTDGLEKHFSKSLFAIVIGSNDILNYFESENEKDTPEHLVNLMVNNLKAEIKKLYGFGARKILVSGVGAIGCVPAQRAKHSTHECNEEVNMWVVKYNEGLKEVLKGLKSELPGLNYAFLDLYGIMQKVIRDPSAHGFKEVRAACCGLGELRAKIPCLPFSSYCPNRADHVFWDLYHPTEAMSRIVADTVFDGPSEYCVPMNVRQLIAA from the exons ATGAAATCAATGGATAGCAGAAGAGTTTTGGTGGGGAGGAACATCATGTTCTTCTTCCTCATCTGCGTGCTTGGTTGGTGTTTGAAGCTGTCGGAAGCTCAAATGGTGCCGGCGTTATTTGTTTTCGGGGACTCCCAAGTTGATGTTGGAAACAACAACCACCTTTTCTTTTCCATTGCCAAGGCTAATTTTCCTCACAACGGCGTTGATTTTCCGACCAAGAAAGCAACCGGAAGATATTCTAATGGCAAGAATGCAGCAGATTTTCTGG CTGAAAAATTAGGGTTGTCAAGTTCACCAGCATATCTTTCTTTGTCAAGTAACACGCATGCATCATACATGAACGGTGTTAGCTTCGCCTCCGGTGGTTCCGGAATCTTGAATACCTCCAGTCAAGTTCTC GGGCAATCCATACCTCTTTCGGATCAAGTGAACAACTTCTTATCAGTGCATAAAGTCATGCTGCAGAAGATGGGAACTGATGGTTTAGAAAAACATTTTTCCAAGTCTCTTTTCGCCATTGTTATTGGTAGCAATGATATCTTGAATTACTTTGAATCCGAAAATGAAAAGGACACCCCGGAACATCTTGTGAATTTAATGGTTAACAACCTGAAAGCAGAAATCAAG AAATTATACGGATTCGGAGCGCGTAAAATTTTGGTGTCAGGTGTTGGAGCAATAGGGTGCGTACCAGCACAAAGAGCCAAGCACAGCACCCATGAATGCAATGAAGAAGTAAACATGTGGGTAGTTAAGTACAATGAAGGGCTTAAAGAAGTATTAAAGGGGCTGAAATCAGAACTTCCAGGCCTAAACTACGCCTTCCTCGATTTGTATGGTATCATGCAAAAAGTCATCCGAGATCCATCGGCTCACG GGTTTAAAGAGGTACGAGCAGCCTGTTGTGGCCTTGGGGAACTGAGAGCAAAAATCCCTTGTTTGCCATTTTCAAGCTACTGCCCCAACAGGGCAGATCATGTTTTCTGGGATTTATACCATCCAACTGAGGCAATGTCTCGCATTGTTGCGGATACTGTTTTCGATGGCCCTTCCGAGTACTGTGTTCCCATGAATGTTCGGCAATTAATTGCTGCTTAA